Proteins from a single region of Candidatus Binatia bacterium:
- the uvrA gene encoding excinuclease ABC subunit UvrA yields the protein MSLDSIVIKGAREHNLKDVDLVLPRNKLIVVTGLSGSGKSSLAFDTIYAEGQRRYVESLSSYARQFLGQMEKPDVDYIEGLSPAISIDQKSTSRNPRSTVGTVTEVYDYLRLLFARIGTPHCYQCGREISSQSSSQIVDSIMELPESTRITLLAPLVRGRKGEYAKLFEEVAKEGFSRVRVDGEVKDLREKISLDKKRKHTIEVIVDRLVMKPEIRKRLGDSVETTLRLSTGIVTIATENKELTYSEAFACVYCGLSFEELAPRLFSFNSPYGACPECSGLGEKIEIDPWKVIPDRSKSISEGAIAPWSRTLGSGRYPSMNPYYLQQLERVLRRYRAKMTTPVEQFSDEVLDLILYGTDREQTFAYTSRGGKTWEYRASFEGVVNNLQRRYKETSSEYVKEEIEKFMSASTCPACHGARLKPEALAVTVGGRNVDDLTRMSIERLELFFRELTLTPRQEQIAHQIVKEIRARLGFLTNVGLNYLTLGRSATTLAGGESQRIRLATQIGSALVGVLYILDEPSIGLHQRDNDRLLATLKTLRDLGNTLIVIEHDEDTMRTADVVVDIGPGAGAEGGEILTSGTLADVIDNPQSETGAYLSGRKFIPIPRRRREPRGWLDVQNARANNLRGIDVRFPVGVFAAVTGVSGSGKSTLVNEVLVRALNQHLHRQPPGGTYGTVKGAGQLDKLVVIDQSPIGRTPRSNPATYTGTFDHIRELFSLVPESRMRGYSPGRFSFNVKGGRCEACQGDGIIKIEMHFLPDVYVQCEVCKGKRYNAQTLEVKYRGKTISDVLEMRVDEANDFFANIPRVHNKLRTICDVGLGYIKMGQPATTLSGGEAQRVKLATELSRRSTGRTFYVLDEPTTGLHFADIHKLLDVLQRLVRLGNTVLVIEHNLDVIKTADYLIDLGPEGGDRGGTVIATGTPEEVAANEASYTGAYLVPVLRDQRAVGHHVPDDAELARLEQENLLVLSDLARSGRVAVEA from the coding sequence GTGTCGCTAGACTCAATTGTCATTAAGGGCGCGCGCGAGCACAACCTAAAAGACGTCGATCTCGTGCTACCGCGCAATAAGCTGATCGTCGTCACCGGTCTCTCGGGCTCGGGGAAGTCGTCGCTCGCCTTCGACACGATCTACGCCGAAGGGCAGCGGCGCTACGTCGAGTCGCTCTCGTCGTACGCCCGGCAGTTTTTGGGCCAGATGGAGAAGCCCGACGTCGACTACATCGAGGGCCTCTCGCCGGCCATTTCGATCGACCAGAAGTCCACGTCGCGCAATCCCCGCTCCACCGTCGGCACCGTGACCGAAGTTTACGACTACCTCCGCCTGCTCTTCGCTCGCATCGGAACCCCGCACTGCTATCAGTGCGGGCGCGAGATCAGCTCGCAATCCTCGTCGCAGATCGTCGACTCGATCATGGAGCTGCCGGAGAGCACACGCATCACGCTGCTCGCTCCGCTGGTCCGCGGGCGTAAGGGCGAGTACGCGAAGCTCTTCGAGGAAGTCGCGAAGGAGGGCTTCTCGCGCGTTCGCGTGGACGGCGAGGTCAAGGACCTGCGAGAGAAGATCTCGCTCGACAAGAAGCGCAAGCACACGATCGAGGTCATCGTCGACCGGCTCGTCATGAAGCCGGAGATCCGCAAGCGGCTGGGGGATTCGGTCGAAACGACGCTGCGGCTCTCGACGGGCATCGTCACCATTGCAACTGAGAACAAGGAGTTGACCTACAGCGAGGCGTTCGCGTGCGTCTACTGCGGGCTGTCGTTCGAGGAGCTCGCGCCGCGGCTCTTTTCCTTTAATTCGCCCTATGGCGCGTGCCCCGAGTGCAGCGGCCTGGGCGAGAAGATCGAGATCGACCCGTGGAAGGTGATCCCGGATCGCAGCAAGTCGATCTCCGAAGGCGCGATCGCTCCGTGGAGCCGGACGCTGGGCAGCGGCCGCTATCCGTCGATGAATCCGTATTATCTGCAGCAGTTGGAGCGCGTGCTGCGCCGCTATCGCGCGAAGATGACGACGCCCGTGGAGCAGTTCTCCGACGAGGTGCTCGACCTGATCCTGTACGGCACCGATCGCGAGCAGACGTTTGCGTACACGTCGCGCGGCGGGAAGACCTGGGAGTACCGCGCCTCGTTCGAGGGTGTGGTCAACAACCTGCAGCGGCGTTATAAGGAGACGTCCAGCGAGTACGTCAAAGAAGAGATCGAGAAGTTCATGTCGGCGTCGACGTGTCCGGCGTGTCACGGGGCTCGTCTCAAGCCCGAGGCGCTCGCGGTTACCGTTGGCGGCCGCAACGTGGACGATCTGACGCGCATGTCGATCGAACGGCTCGAGCTGTTCTTCCGGGAGCTGACGCTGACGCCGCGGCAGGAACAGATCGCGCACCAGATCGTCAAGGAGATCCGTGCGCGCCTGGGCTTTTTGACGAACGTCGGCCTCAACTATCTCACGCTGGGCCGGTCGGCGACGACGCTCGCCGGCGGCGAGTCGCAGCGCATCCGGCTCGCGACGCAGATCGGCAGCGCGCTGGTGGGCGTGCTGTACATCCTCGACGAGCCGTCGATTGGGCTGCACCAGCGCGACAACGATCGGCTTCTCGCGACGCTCAAGACGCTGCGGGATCTCGGCAACACGCTAATCGTCATCGAACACGACGAGGACACGATGCGCACCGCCGACGTCGTCGTCGACATCGGTCCGGGAGCCGGAGCGGAAGGCGGCGAGATCCTGACTTCGGGGACGCTCGCGGACGTCATCGACAACCCGCAGTCGGAGACCGGCGCGTATCTGTCCGGGCGCAAGTTCATTCCGATTCCGCGCCGCAGACGCGAGCCGCGCGGCTGGCTCGACGTGCAGAACGCGCGCGCCAACAACCTGCGCGGGATCGACGTGCGCTTCCCCGTCGGCGTCTTCGCGGCGGTCACCGGGGTGAGCGGGAGCGGAAAGTCGACGCTCGTGAACGAAGTCTTGGTGCGGGCGCTCAATCAGCATCTGCACCGTCAGCCGCCGGGCGGCACGTACGGCACGGTCAAGGGCGCGGGTCAGCTCGACAAGCTCGTCGTGATCGACCAATCGCCGATCGGGCGGACGCCGCGCAGCAACCCGGCGACCTACACCGGCACGTTCGACCACATCCGCGAGTTGTTCTCGCTGGTTCCGGAGTCGCGGATGCGGGGCTACTCGCCGGGCCGGTTTTCGTTTAACGTCAAGGGCGGCAGATGCGAAGCCTGTCAGGGCGACGGGATCATCAAGATCGAGATGCACTTTCTGCCGGACGTCTACGTGCAGTGCGAGGTCTGCAAGGGCAAGCGCTACAACGCGCAGACCCTGGAGGTGAAGTACCGCGGCAAGACGATCTCCGATGTGCTCGAGATGCGCGTCGACGAGGCGAACGACTTCTTCGCCAACATTCCGCGCGTGCACAACAAGCTGCGCACGATCTGCGACGTCGGGCTCGGCTACATCAAGATGGGTCAGCCGGCGACGACACTGTCCGGCGGCGAGGCCCAACGCGTCAAGCTCGCGACCGAGCTGTCGCGCCGCTCCACCGGCCGCACGTTCTACGTGCTGGACGAGCCGACGACGGGACTGCACTTCGCCGACATCCACAAGCTCCTTGACGTGCTGCAGCGGCTCGTGAGGCTGGGCAACACGGTGCTGGTAATCGAGCACAACCTCGACGTCATCAAGACGGCGGATTACCTGATCGATCTCGGTCCCGAGGGCGGCGACCGCGGCGGAACGGTGATTGCGACCGGCACGCCCGAGGAAGTCGCGGCGAACGAGGCCTCCTACACCGGTGCGTACCTCGTTCCGGTGCTGCGCGATCAGCGCGCGGTCGGGCATCACGTGCCCGACGACGCTGAGCTGGCGCGGCTGGAGCAAGAGAATCTTTTGGTCTTGAGCGACCTCGCCCGCAGCGGCCGGGTGGCAGTTGAGGCGTGA
- the ligA gene encoding NAD-dependent DNA ligase LigA → MSSGIRRAEARAQSLREQIEEANYRYYVLDQPEITDAEFDALLRELIELETINPDLQTSDSPTQRVGATASERFAAYEHARPMLSLANATTFEELRAFDDRARKVSGGVVEYVCELKIDGLAIALDYRDGLLLRGGTRGDGRVGEDVTANLRTVKTIPLRLREAPPSFLEVRGEVYLRKSDFERLNRAREREGAAVFANPRNAASGGVRQLDPALTAQRRLSFFAYQLAVPEAATQWEALRRLRELGFPVNPNVAHARGLDDVLAYCTQWESRRDELDYEIDGVVIKVDDAALAQRLGVASRDPRWAIAFKFKPREARTKLLDIVVSVGRTGTLNPNAVLEPVQIGGVTVKSATLHNQDYIANNDIRIGDTVLVTRAGDVIPRVVGPLVAERTGKERRFKMPRRCPVCGSDVDHPPGEAMSRCTNAACSAQVYERVRHFASRGAMDIEGLGDVMAQQLTERGLVRDISDVYQLDEKSLAGVPRTGKKSIESLLRNIAASKQRGLARLLYGLGIRFVGSQTAQILAGDFGTIDAIADADGEELQRSEGIGPEVAGSVELFFKQPANRAMISRLKTAGVQTSAPKRARAATGTLAGKTFVLTGTLPELTREDATELIVGAGGKVTGSVSKKTDYVVAGDEPGSKLAKAETLGIQILDEAALRKMVKK, encoded by the coding sequence GTGAGCTCGGGGATCCGCCGCGCCGAGGCGCGCGCGCAGTCGCTGCGCGAACAGATCGAAGAAGCCAACTATCGCTATTACGTGCTCGACCAGCCGGAGATCACCGACGCGGAGTTCGACGCGCTTTTGCGCGAGCTGATCGAGCTGGAGACGATAAACCCCGACCTGCAGACGTCGGATTCGCCCACGCAGCGCGTCGGGGCGACGGCTTCCGAGCGCTTCGCAGCCTACGAGCACGCGCGCCCAATGCTGAGCCTCGCGAACGCGACCACCTTCGAGGAGCTGCGCGCGTTCGACGATCGAGCCCGTAAAGTCTCGGGCGGCGTTGTCGAGTACGTCTGCGAGCTGAAGATCGACGGGCTCGCCATCGCGCTCGACTATCGCGACGGCTTGCTGCTGCGCGGCGGAACGCGCGGCGACGGACGCGTCGGCGAAGACGTCACCGCCAACCTGCGAACGGTCAAAACGATTCCGCTGCGCCTGCGCGAAGCGCCGCCTTCGTTTCTAGAGGTGCGCGGCGAGGTGTACTTGCGCAAGAGCGACTTCGAGCGGCTCAACCGCGCACGCGAGCGCGAAGGTGCGGCGGTGTTCGCTAATCCACGCAACGCCGCTTCCGGCGGCGTGCGGCAGCTTGATCCGGCGCTGACGGCGCAGCGACGGCTCTCGTTCTTCGCCTATCAGCTCGCCGTGCCCGAGGCGGCGACGCAGTGGGAGGCGCTGCGCCGCCTCCGCGAGCTGGGCTTCCCGGTCAATCCCAACGTCGCGCACGCTCGGGGGCTGGACGACGTGCTTGCGTACTGCACGCAGTGGGAGAGCCGGCGCGACGAGCTCGACTACGAGATCGACGGCGTCGTGATCAAGGTGGACGACGCGGCCCTCGCGCAGCGGCTCGGCGTCGCATCGCGCGATCCGCGCTGGGCGATCGCGTTCAAGTTCAAGCCGCGCGAGGCGCGCACGAAGCTCCTCGACATCGTCGTGAGCGTGGGGCGGACCGGCACGCTCAACCCCAACGCGGTGCTCGAGCCGGTACAGATCGGCGGCGTGACGGTGAAGAGCGCCACGCTGCACAACCAGGACTACATCGCCAACAACGACATCCGCATCGGCGACACGGTCCTGGTGACGCGCGCGGGCGACGTGATCCCGCGCGTCGTCGGGCCGCTCGTTGCCGAACGCACCGGCAAAGAGCGGCGCTTCAAGATGCCGCGGCGCTGCCCCGTGTGCGGCTCCGACGTCGACCACCCGCCCGGCGAGGCGATGTCGCGCTGTACCAACGCGGCCTGTTCGGCGCAGGTCTACGAACGCGTCCGGCACTTCGCGTCACGCGGAGCGATGGACATCGAGGGCCTGGGCGACGTCATGGCGCAGCAGCTCACCGAGCGCGGCCTGGTGCGCGACATCTCGGACGTCTATCAGCTCGACGAGAAATCGCTCGCGGGCGTCCCCCGCACGGGCAAGAAGAGCATCGAGAGCCTCCTGCGCAACATCGCGGCTTCCAAGCAGCGCGGGCTCGCGCGACTTCTGTACGGCTTGGGAATTCGCTTCGTCGGGTCGCAGACCGCGCAGATCCTCGCGGGCGACTTCGGGACGATAGACGCGATCGCCGACGCGGACGGAGAGGAGCTTCAGCGCAGCGAGGGCATCGGCCCCGAGGTCGCCGGCAGCGTCGAGCTGTTCTTCAAGCAGCCCGCCAATCGCGCGATGATCTCGCGTCTGAAAACAGCCGGCGTGCAGACCAGCGCGCCGAAGCGAGCGCGCGCCGCGACCGGCACGCTCGCGGGCAAGACGTTCGTGCTGACGGGAACGCTGCCGGAGCTCACGCGCGAGGATGCGACGGAGCTGATCGTCGGCGCGGGGGGCAAAGTCACCGGCTCGGTCAGCAAGAAGACCGACTACGTCGTCGCGGGCGACGAGCCCGGGAGCAAGCTCGCCAAGGCCGAGACGCTCGGCATCCAAATCCTCGATGAAGCCGCCCTCCGTAAGATGGTGAAGAAATGA
- a CDS encoding anthranilate synthase component I family protein, whose amino-acid sequence MRVVPADVLTPIGAYRALAQPQASCLLESVESGGRISRYSFIGLDYRAAQDFESAPDIYDRVRAFIADHRATGENASLGGALLAFAYDAARCDARLVRRESSRPAMPAAFVAIPATWLIFDHFTDRLTLWCSGDDASACERRIGGYVDRLLAARPAMPEPLRARGVMSASLDRERYLELVGEVKRRIFEGDVYQLQLGIRFGAELEGSAFDLYRALRRENPSPYMFYVDTPFGQMLGASPEFLVRLEGRKARIRPLAGTRWRGRNDDEDARLAAELLGNVKERAEHVMLVDLGRNDLGSVCTYGSVQVDELLQIERYSHVMHIVSNVVGRLRDDCDALDLFRAGFPAGTVTGTPKMRAMQLIDELEPVTRGFYAGSIGRWSFGGDFDSCITLRSVHVRDGRAWWQASAGIVADSDPAAEYREVFDKTRIAREVLGVS is encoded by the coding sequence ATGCGCGTTGTGCCCGCCGACGTGCTGACGCCGATCGGGGCGTACCGCGCGCTCGCGCAGCCGCAGGCGTCGTGCCTGCTCGAGAGCGTCGAGAGCGGCGGCCGGATCTCGCGCTACTCCTTCATCGGTCTGGACTATCGCGCGGCGCAAGACTTCGAGTCGGCGCCCGATATCTACGACCGAGTCCGCGCCTTCATCGCCGACCATCGAGCGACCGGCGAGAACGCGAGTCTCGGCGGCGCGCTGCTCGCGTTTGCGTACGACGCCGCGCGCTGCGACGCGCGGCTCGTGCGGCGCGAGTCATCGCGCCCTGCCATGCCCGCCGCCTTCGTCGCGATCCCCGCGACGTGGCTGATCTTCGATCACTTTACCGATCGCCTCACGCTGTGGTGCAGCGGCGACGACGCAAGCGCGTGCGAGCGCCGCATCGGCGGCTACGTCGACCGTCTGCTCGCCGCGCGGCCCGCGATGCCTGAGCCGCTTCGCGCTCGCGGCGTGATGAGCGCGTCGCTCGATCGGGAGCGGTACCTGGAGCTCGTCGGCGAGGTCAAGCGGCGCATCTTCGAGGGCGACGTGTATCAGTTGCAGCTCGGCATTCGCTTCGGCGCCGAACTCGAGGGCAGCGCCTTCGATCTCTACCGCGCGCTACGGCGCGAGAATCCGTCCCCCTACATGTTCTACGTCGACACGCCGTTCGGTCAAATGCTCGGGGCGTCGCCGGAGTTTCTCGTGCGCTTGGAGGGCCGCAAGGCTAGGATCCGGCCGCTAGCGGGGACGCGCTGGCGCGGCCGCAACGACGACGAGGACGCGCGGCTCGCGGCGGAGCTGCTCGGCAACGTGAAGGAACGCGCCGAGCACGTGATGCTCGTCGATCTCGGACGAAACGATCTCGGCTCCGTCTGCACGTACGGCAGCGTGCAGGTCGACGAGCTGCTGCAGATCGAGCGGTACAGCCACGTGATGCACATCGTCTCAAACGTCGTCGGGCGGCTGCGCGACGACTGCGACGCGCTCGACCTCTTTCGGGCCGGATTCCCGGCGGGCACCGTCACCGGTACGCCGAAGATGCGCGCGATGCAACTGATCGACGAGTTGGAGCCCGTGACGCGCGGATTCTACGCCGGGAGCATCGGTCGCTGGTCGTTCGGCGGCGACTTCGACTCGTGCATCACGCTGCGCAGCGTGCACGTGCGGGACGGCCGCGCGTGGTGGCAGGCGTCCGCCGGCATCGTGGCCGACTCGGATCCCGCCGCGGAGTACCGCGAGGTGTTCGACAAGACGCGCATCGCCCGCGAGGTGCTGGGGGTTTCGTGA
- a CDS encoding aminodeoxychorismate/anthranilate synthase component II codes for MTAPARRVLFVDNFDSFAYNVVHLLAACGADPDVLLNDDPRVCPDVLESYDALVVGPGPGRPEHAPQMLAVVSAAIERGAPVLGICLGLQAIGEALGGAVVHAPQLMHGKTSRIEHDGTGIFAGAPSPLIATRYHSLCLDPATIPGELRVNARSEDGVVQGIAHRERPVFGVQFHPESVLSEHGATLVKNFLSL; via the coding sequence GTGACGGCGCCTGCTCGCCGCGTGCTGTTCGTGGACAACTTCGACAGCTTCGCCTACAACGTCGTGCACCTGCTCGCCGCGTGCGGGGCGGATCCCGACGTGCTCCTCAACGACGACCCGCGCGTCTGTCCCGATGTGCTCGAGAGCTACGATGCGCTCGTCGTGGGGCCGGGGCCCGGACGGCCGGAACACGCGCCGCAGATGCTTGCCGTGGTGAGCGCGGCGATCGAGCGCGGGGCGCCGGTGCTCGGCATCTGTCTCGGCCTCCAGGCGATCGGCGAGGCCCTCGGCGGCGCCGTCGTTCATGCGCCGCAGCTGATGCACGGCAAGACGTCGCGCATCGAGCACGACGGCACGGGCATCTTCGCCGGCGCGCCGTCGCCGCTGATCGCGACGCGCTACCACTCGCTCTGCCTCGACCCCGCGACGATTCCCGGCGAGCTGCGCGTCAACGCGCGCAGCGAGGATGGCGTCGTACAGGGCATCGCGCACCGCGAGCGGCCGGTGTTCGGCGTGCAGTTCCATCCCGAGTCGGTGCTGAGCGAACACGGCGCCACGCTCGTCAAAAACTTTCTTTCGTTATAA
- the trpD gene encoding anthranilate phosphoribosyltransferase, whose protein sequence is MGEFAPLLRRVVAREDLSEDEAAAFVGEIMDGGYTPVQSAALLAALASKGETPAEITGAARAMRERSLHVEHGLPVVVDVVGTGGDHAGTINISTMAALVVAAAGTPVAKHGNRAASSACGSADLLEAAGFSIEIPPERAAAMLRECGFTFMFAPRYHPAMRNAAPVRRELGVRTIFNLLGPLTNPARATHQVVGVAHESLVANIGRALRGLGVRRGAVVHGRSGVDEVVGDAPTLVYSFDEEGERLWELDPSAFGVAAPLATPLGGSVAACRDAFAEILGGAPGSASDVVALNAAVVFYVTGAHAQLRDAFEHARSILHAGDAWRTFERARAMTHG, encoded by the coding sequence ATGGGGGAATTCGCACCGCTGCTCCGACGCGTCGTGGCGCGCGAGGATCTCTCCGAAGACGAGGCGGCCGCGTTCGTCGGCGAAATCATGGACGGCGGCTACACGCCGGTGCAGTCCGCGGCGCTGCTCGCCGCGCTCGCTTCCAAGGGTGAGACGCCGGCGGAGATCACGGGCGCGGCGCGCGCCATGCGCGAGCGCAGCCTGCACGTCGAGCACGGCCTGCCCGTGGTCGTCGACGTCGTGGGTACCGGCGGCGATCACGCCGGCACGATCAACATCTCGACGATGGCGGCGCTGGTCGTCGCCGCCGCGGGGACGCCGGTCGCGAAGCACGGCAACCGCGCGGCGTCGAGCGCCTGCGGAAGCGCGGACCTGCTCGAGGCGGCGGGTTTCTCGATCGAGATTCCGCCCGAACGCGCCGCCGCGATGCTGCGCGAGTGCGGCTTCACGTTCATGTTCGCGCCGCGGTACCATCCGGCGATGCGCAACGCGGCGCCGGTGCGTCGCGAGCTCGGCGTCCGCACGATCTTCAACCTGCTCGGCCCGCTGACGAATCCAGCGCGCGCGACGCATCAGGTCGTCGGCGTCGCGCACGAGTCGCTGGTCGCAAACATCGGCCGGGCGCTCCGCGGGCTGGGCGTGCGCCGCGGCGCGGTCGTGCACGGACGCAGCGGCGTCGACGAGGTCGTCGGCGACGCGCCCACGCTCGTGTATTCGTTCGACGAGGAAGGTGAGCGCCTGTGGGAGCTCGATCCGTCGGCGTTCGGGGTGGCGGCGCCGCTGGCGACGCCGCTCGGCGGTTCCGTCGCCGCGTGCCGGGACGCGTTCGCGGAGATCCTCGGCGGCGCTCCCGGCTCCGCCTCGGACGTCGTGGCGCTCAACGCTGCGGTCGTGTTCTACGTTACCGGAGCGCACGCACAGTTGCGCGACGCGTTCGAACACGCGCGCAGCATCCTGCACGCAGGCGACGCGTGGCGCACGTTCGAGCGAGCGCGGGCGATGACGCATGGCTGA
- a CDS encoding phosphoribosylanthranilate isomerase, with product MADVWTKLCGCTAWNDVALAIHAGADAFGMIFAESPRRIEWSAAVEIARRLPAEIAPVAVFVDPSRDEVEAVRALFPRALLQFSGDETPEFVARYGDRALKALHVDASWDEIARRAALFPDATLLFDSRRDGLAGGTGTPFAWEGAAPLAALRRVVIAGGLTPENVATCLSSTHAYGVDVRSGVETAGRKDPEKMRAFVQASRGSR from the coding sequence ATGGCTGACGTGTGGACAAAGCTGTGCGGTTGCACGGCGTGGAACGACGTCGCCCTAGCGATCCACGCCGGCGCGGACGCGTTCGGAATGATCTTTGCGGAGTCGCCGCGGCGCATCGAATGGAGCGCGGCCGTCGAGATCGCGCGGCGCCTTCCGGCCGAGATCGCGCCGGTCGCGGTCTTCGTCGATCCGTCGCGAGACGAGGTCGAGGCGGTGCGCGCGCTCTTCCCGCGGGCGCTGCTGCAGTTCTCCGGCGACGAAACGCCGGAATTCGTCGCGCGCTACGGGGATCGCGCGCTCAAGGCGCTGCACGTGGACGCATCCTGGGACGAGATCGCGCGCCGCGCGGCGCTTTTTCCGGATGCGACGCTGCTGTTCGATTCGCGCCGCGACGGCCTGGCCGGCGGCACGGGCACGCCGTTTGCCTGGGAAGGCGCCGCGCCGCTCGCCGCGCTGCGGCGCGTCGTCATCGCGGGCGGCCTGACCCCCGAGAACGTCGCGACGTGTTTGTCGAGCACGCACGCCTACGGCGTGGACGTGCGCAGCGGGGTCGAGACGGCGGGACGCAAGGATCCAGAAAAGATGCGCGCGTTCGTGCAAGCGTCGCGGGGTTCGCGATGA
- the trpB gene encoding tryptophan synthase subunit beta yields MKPDARGYFGRFGGRFVPEVLIAALDELERAAAAAFGDPAFWNEYHAVLRDFVGRPSPIYECERYASDSSAAPLVLKREDTNHTGAHKINNTVGQALLARRMGKRRLLAETGAGQHGVATATVGAKFGLPVDVYMGARDVERQALNVHVMRLLGAQVHAVGSGTQTLKDATNEAFRVWAERVEDTFYVIGSVVGAHPYPYLVRELQKVIGVEARRQVLERYGRLPSDVIACVGGGSNAIGIFAGFLDDPDVKLWGVEAAGEGLASGKTAASLSAGSVGVLHGSRSYLLQSDEGQVLPTHSVGAGLDYPGVGPEHAFLKESGRARYVSVTDAQAVDAFHEFARSEGIVPALESAHALAFACVLATERGGDDLILVNLSGRGDKDLAR; encoded by the coding sequence ATGAAGCCGGACGCGCGGGGCTACTTCGGAAGGTTCGGCGGGCGCTTCGTCCCGGAGGTGCTGATCGCCGCGCTCGACGAGCTGGAGCGCGCCGCGGCGGCGGCGTTCGGAGATCCGGCCTTCTGGAACGAGTACCACGCGGTGCTGCGCGACTTCGTCGGCCGGCCGTCGCCGATCTACGAGTGCGAGCGCTACGCTTCGGACAGTTCGGCTGCGCCGCTCGTGCTCAAGCGCGAAGACACCAATCACACGGGCGCGCACAAGATCAACAACACGGTCGGCCAGGCCCTGCTGGCGCGGCGCATGGGCAAGCGCCGGCTGCTGGCGGAGACCGGCGCGGGGCAGCACGGCGTGGCGACTGCGACGGTCGGCGCGAAGTTTGGCTTGCCCGTCGACGTCTACATGGGCGCCCGCGACGTCGAGCGGCAGGCGCTCAACGTCCACGTGATGCGACTGCTCGGCGCGCAGGTGCACGCCGTCGGCAGCGGGACCCAGACGCTAAAAGACGCGACCAACGAGGCGTTTCGCGTCTGGGCGGAGCGCGTCGAAGACACGTTTTACGTGATCGGCAGCGTCGTCGGCGCACATCCGTATCCGTATCTCGTGCGCGAGCTGCAAAAGGTCATTGGCGTCGAGGCTCGCCGCCAAGTTCTCGAGCGCTACGGGCGGCTGCCGAGCGATGTGATCGCCTGCGTCGGGGGCGGCAGTAACGCGATCGGGATCTTCGCGGGGTTCCTCGACGATCCGGACGTGAAGCTGTGGGGTGTCGAGGCCGCCGGCGAGGGCCTCGCGAGCGGCAAGACGGCCGCGTCGCTGAGCGCCGGCAGCGTCGGCGTGCTGCACGGCTCGCGTTCGTATTTATTGCAGAGCGACGAGGGGCAGGTGCTGCCGACGCATTCGGTCGGCGCGGGCCTCGACTATCCGGGCGTCGGTCCGGAGCACGCGTTCCTGAAGGAGAGCGGTCGCGCGCGCTATGTCAGCGTCACCGACGCGCAGGCGGTCGACGCCTTCCACGAGTTCGCGCGCAGCGAGGGCATCGTTCCGGCGCTGGAGAGCGCGCACGCGCTCGCGTTCGCGTGCGTGCTCGCAACCGAGCGCGGAGGCGACGATCTGATTCTCGTCAACCTCAGCGGCCGCGGCGACAAAGACCTGGCGCGATGA
- the trpA gene encoding tryptophan synthase subunit alpha — MSLCLRDGFERAKRERRVAFVPYLMAGDPDLATTQILIDALSSAGADIIELGVPYSDPLADGPSIASAGARALAAGTRLADVLALAARCSSRCAPLLLFTYFNLVDRFGVARFAREAAAAGTAGAIVPDVALEESEELRDALRAQSLAMPLLVAPSTPRERAARIAAASSGFVYVVSRLGVTGASVAPKLDALKVQLGMLRELTREPLAVGFGLHRATDVRDVAPFADGVVVGSALVDAYAGSRGAEAARRVTEFVAPLIAAASA; from the coding sequence ATGAGCTTATGTCTGCGGGACGGGTTCGAGCGCGCGAAGCGCGAGCGCCGCGTCGCGTTCGTCCCGTACCTCATGGCGGGCGATCCGGATCTCGCGACGACCCAGATCTTGATCGACGCGCTGAGCTCGGCCGGCGCCGACATCATCGAGCTCGGCGTGCCGTACAGCGACCCGCTCGCCGACGGACCCAGCATCGCTTCCGCCGGCGCGCGTGCTCTAGCCGCCGGAACGCGGCTCGCCGACGTACTGGCGCTCGCGGCGCGATGCTCCTCGCGTTGCGCGCCGCTACTGCTCTTCACGTATTTCAATCTCGTCGACCGATTCGGAGTCGCGCGCTTCGCGCGGGAGGCCGCCGCGGCCGGTACCGCCGGCGCCATCGTGCCCGACGTCGCCCTGGAGGAATCCGAAGAGCTGCGCGACGCGCTGCGCGCACAGTCGCTCGCGATGCCGTTGTTGGTCGCGCCCTCGACGCCGCGCGAGCGCGCGGCGCGCATCGCGGCAGCGTCGAGCGGGTTCGTCTACGTCGTCTCGCGGCTCGGCGTTACCGGAGCATCCGTCGCGCCGAAGCTCGATGCGCTCAAGGTGCAGCTCGGGATGCTGCGCGAGCTGACGCGCGAGCCGCTCGCGGTCGGTTTCGGCTTGCATCGCGCGACCGACGTGCGCGACGTCGCCCCGTTCGCCGACGGCGTGGTGGTGGGGAGCGCGCTCGTCGACGCGTACGCGGGATCGCGCGGCGCAGAGGCCGCGCGGCGCGTCACGGAATTCGTTGCGCCGCTGATTGCGGCGGCGTCGGCGTAG